CGGACGCCCGATTCCAGCCAGGGCCCCGCCGGCGCCCGCGACGCAGGCGCCCGCCCCGCCGGAGCCCGGGACGCAGGCGCCCGCGACGCCCGCCCCAAGGTGACCGTGCGTACCTTCCGCGAGATGAAGCAGCGGGGGGAGAAGATCACCTCGGTCACGGCGTACGACTACCCGACGGCGCGGCTCGCCGACGAAGCGTCGATCGACCTCATCCTCGTCGGCGACTCGCTCGGGATGGTGGTCCTCGGATACGACACCACGATCCCGGTCACCATGGCCGAGATGATGCACCACCTCCGCGCCGTGGTCCGCGCCCAGCCTCGCGCCCTCGTCGTGGCCGATCTTCCGTTCGCTTCCTTCCAGGCGGGTCCAGAGGACGCCGTCCGGAACAGCGCTCGCTTCATCAAGCGCGGGTCCGAGGCGGTGAAGCTGGAGGGCGGGAAGCGCGTGCTGCCCCAGGTCGAGGCGATCCTCGCGGCCGACATCCCCGTCCTCGGGCATCTCGGCCTCACGCCTCAGTCGGTCCATCGCTTCGGCGGGTATCGGGTCCAGGCGCGCGGCCGCGAAGCGGGCGCGGCGCTCCTCGAGGACGCGCTCGCGCTCGAGCGCGCCGGCTGCTTCGCGATCGTGCTCGAGGGAATCCCGCTCGAGCTGGGCGCCGAGGTGACCCGCGCGCTCCAGATCCCGACCATCGGGATCGGCGCCGGCGCCGACTGCGACGGCCAGGTGCTGGTCCTCCACGACCTGATCGGGCTCTCCTTCTCAAAGCCCGCCAAATTCGTCCGCCGCTACGCCGACGTGGCGGGGACGATTCGCGGCGCGCTCACGACGTTTCGAGAGGACGTGCGGGCCGGACGCTACCCGGCGGCCGCGGAGAGCTACGCCGCCGCCCCGGAAGCAGCCTCTCCCGAGAAAGATCCTTGCGCCTCGTGAGCCGCCCCGCGGCGATGCGCGAGCTTTCCCGCCGCGCGCGCAGGAGCGGCGAGTCGATCGGCTTCGTCCCCACGATGGGCGCGCTCCACGCGGGACACCTCTCGCTGATGCGCCGCGCCCGCCGCGAGAACCGCAGGCTCGCCGTGAGCGTCTTCGTGAACCCGCTTCAATTCGGCCCCCACGAGGACTTCGCCCGCTACCCGCGGAACGAATTACAAGACTTGCGCCTCTCCCGCGAGGAAGGGTGCGATTGGCTCTTCATGCCGTCCCCGCGGGGCATCTATCCTCCCGGGTTCGCGACGCGCGTCGTGCCCGGGCCGATCGGGGACCAGTGGGAGGGGGCTGCACGGCCGGGGCATTTCGGCGGCGTGCTCACCGTCGTGCTCAAGCTGCTCGAGATGGTCGAGCCGGACACGATCTACCTGGGTCAGAAGGACGCCCAGCAGGCGGCCCTCGTGACGCAGATGGTGCGCGACCTCGATCTCCCGGTGCGCGTCGTGGTCTGTCCCACGGTGCGGGAGCGGGATGGGCTGGCGCTCTCCTCTCGAAACGTATTCCTGACCGCCTCGGAGCGGGAGCGGGCCCGCGGCATCGTCGTCGCGCTCCGCGCGGGAAAGCAGGTCGCGCGGGCGGGGCGCCGTGACGCGGCCGCGATCGTGGCGGAGACGCGCCGTGCGCTGGTGCGCGAAGCGGCGCCCGACCGGATCGATTACGTCGGGGTCGTCGATCCCAAGAGCTTCGAGCCGCTCCCGCGCCTCACCCGTCGCGGGCTCCTGATCGCCGCGGTCCGGATCGGCAAGACGAGGTTGATCGACAACATGCCGATCGTGGCGCCCGGCGGGGGCCGCTGAGATGGCCGCGCCGCGGGGAGACCGCTGAGATGGTCGCGCCGTTCACCGGAGTGATCCTGGCCGCGGGGCTCGGGAAGCGTATGAACTCGGATCTTCCCAAGGTGCTCCATCCGGCCCTGGGACGACCCCTGGTCTCCCACGTTCTCGACCAGCTCGCGCCGCTCCACCCGGTGCGGCTGATCGTGGTTGTGGGGCACCGGGAGGAGCTGGTGCGGTCGGCGTTGAACGACCGCGATCTCCACTTCGTCACGCAGTCGCCGCAGCTCGGCACCGGGCACGCGGTCCAGATGGCGTGGGAAGAGGTGGAGCGGGGAGCCGAGAAGGGAGGCGAGACCGTGCTGGTTCTCGCCGGCGACATGCCCCTGGTCCGGACCATGACCCTCCGCCGCCTGCTCGAGCGGCACGTCGCGGACATGAGCGGCGCCACGTTCCTCTCGGGGGAGCTCGACGCCCCCTCCGGCTACGGGCGCGTCGTCCGGGACCGCCGGGGCGACTTCGTGAAGATCGTCGAGGAGAAGGACGCGACGGCGGCGGAGCGGAAGATCGCGGAGGTGAACTCCGGGGTCTACGCGTTCCAGCGAAAGGCCCTCGGCGAGGCCCTCGGCTTGCTCCGCGCCGACAATACCCAGAAGGAGTATTATCTGACCGATACGCTCGCGATCTTGAAGGGACGGGGGATGCGGGTCGGGATCGTCCAGGCCTCGGACCCCCGCGAGCTGTTTGGCGTGAACACGCCCGAGCAGCTCTCCTTGGTCGACGAGACCCTGCGCGCCTGGGGGGAGAGCTGAGATGGAGCGGCTCTGGGCGCCGTGGCGCATGGAGTACATCGCGGAGGCTTCGGGCAAGCGCGCGAAAAAGGCGAAGTGCCTCTTCTGTTCGCTCGGCCGGGCGAAGCCGGGACCCGGGAATCTCGTGCTGGCCCGCACGCCGCAGGTCCTCGTGATGCTGAACCTCTACCCTTATAATGTGGGGCACGTGATGGTGGCCCCGATTCGGCATCGAGGGTCGCTCGCCAAGCTCGCGCCGGAAGAGTCGCTGGAGCTGACCGAGTGGCTCGGCAAGATCGAGCAGGCGCTGAAGCGTGAGTACCGGCCGCACGGGTTCAATCTGGGGATGAACCTGGGGCGCACGGCGGGGGCGGGGGTGCTGGGGCACCTTCACTGGCACGTCGTGCCGCGCTGGAACGGCGACACCAATTTCATGCCGGTGATCGCGGGGACGAAGGTGCTCCCCGAATCGCTGAACCGAACGTACCGGCGGCTTCAGGCCGCGCTCGGTGGCCGCGCGGCCGCCGGGCGGCGGCGACGCTGACGGCCGGACGCCCGGACGGTGGCCAAGAAGGAAAGCCGCGAATCGAAGACGCTCGACATCGCGATCGCGACACTCTTCGTCCTGATTGCGGGGTTCGCGGTGTCGGTGGCGCTCCGCGTCGGTCCGCAGCCGATGGGGAAGCCAAAGCATCCGATCCGGATTGAGCTCCTGAACGGGAGCGGCCGGCCCGGCCTCGCGGGGGATCTGGCGTCGTACCTCCGCGACGGCGGATTCGACGTGATCGAGGTGAGCAACGCGGATCGGGCCGATTACCGGAACACCCTCGTGGTGTGCCGGACCGAGGCGCCGGAGCCGGGCAAGATCGTGGCCGAGTACCTGGGCACGCGGCACGTGATCCAGCAGATCGGGACCCAGGAGATGATCGAAGTCACGGTGATCGTGGGCCGCGACGCGCGGCGCTGGACGCAGCCGCGTTAGACCACCACGGAGCCTCCCCAAAGGAAGGCTCAGAGAGGCGGGGTTTCAGCAAATGTTCAATCTGGGTCCACAGGAGCTCTTCTGGCTCTTTCTCATCGTGCTGTTCATCTTCGGAGCGAAGCGCATCCCGGAGATCGGACGTTCGATCGGGAAAGGGATTCAGGAGTTCAAGCGGGGCATGAAGGAAGTCGAAACCGAGCTCACGACCACCGAGAAGAAGTCGGTGGGTGATGGCACGGCGGAGGAGCACCGGAAGAGCTGAGGAAGCACGCTGGAGCCGAGACGGAGCTCAAAACGGAACTCCAAAGAGAAGCGGCGGGACCAGGTGTACCCAGGACCCGCCGCTCTATCTTTTGCGTTCTTGGACGGCGGCCGAAGCCGCCGCCCGCCAGCGTCTAGACTTCGAAGAAGTTCTCGCGGTAGTCGACGATCTTCGCCCGCCGCCGCACCTCCTGCATCCACTCGGTGAAGGCCACCTGCCGGCGCTCGTTCAGGATGCTCTGGCGGATCGTCCCCGCCTGTTTCTGAAACTCCTCTTCCGGCGGGGTCGCGTGAGCATCGATAAAGGCGAAGAGAACGCTGCTCTCGCTCGTCAGGACGGGGCTCCATGCCTTCGCCGGCAGAGCGAAGAGCGTGCCCACCAATTTGGGCTCGCGTCCGAAGTTCGAGATGTATCCGTTCCGCGTGACGTCCTTCGCCTCCCCGCTGCGGGAAGCCCGGTATCGCTTGGCCGCATCCTCGACCTTCATCCCCGCCAGGATGGCCGCTCGCGCCTGCCTCGCCGCCTCGGTCGCCTTCGCGGTCATGAGCGATCGGATCAGGGCGACCTTGGCGTCACGCTCCACCGATTCCAGCGGCCGCAGCCCGGCCTTCCGCTGATCCAGGATCTGATAGAGGTACCATCCGACCTCCGACGGGAGGGCGCGGGAGACGTCACCGACCTTGCCCTTGAAGCACCAGAGCTCGACGTCCGGGAACTTCTCGAAGAGCGCGTTGTGGCTCTGCCCCTCGGAGAAGAAGTCGGACTGGAACGTTCGGAGGCCGTGCGCCGTCGCGGTCGCCGCGATGCCCGAGCGCTTCGCTTCCTTGGTGTACGCGGCAACCGTCTCGCGGGCCACGCGGATCGCCTCCGCGCCCGGCATCACCCGCACCGCGATCTCGTGGTACTTGATCCGCTCGCGCCCCGTGGCCTTGTCGGGGTGGCGGTTGTCGACGCGGAAGATGTGGAGGGATTTCTCTTCGCGCAGGATGTCGGAGATCTGCCCCGCCTTCACGTCTCTCAGGCCCTTGACGAAGGAAGGGCGCATTTCATCGGAGTACGGCTCCCCCGGGACATTGCCTCCCGCGGCGGCGCTTCCGATCTCGGAATAGGTCCGGGCAAACGCCTCGAAGGAGTCCGGCTCGGCCCGGATCTGGTCGAGGACCCCCTGGAGCCGCTCCTTCGAAGCGGCGAAGTCCGACTCGTTCGGGGCCCGCGGGATGAGCATCACCTGAACCTTCGCCTCGGCCGGTCCGACGAACAGCTCGGGGTGAGCCTTGTAGTAGGTCTCGACGTCCGCCCCGCCGATCCGGGTCGTGTCCACCGGGAACGAGTCGGGCGAGAAGCCGACGAAGTGCAGATCGAGCTTGTCGTTCTGGAGAAGGAACCGGTCCCGAACGTCCCCCTCGGAAACCTTGGCG
The window above is part of the Candidatus Eisenbacteria bacterium genome. Proteins encoded here:
- the panB gene encoding 3-methyl-2-oxobutanoate hydroxymethyltransferase, translating into MKQRGEKITSVTAYDYPTARLADEASIDLILVGDSLGMVVLGYDTTIPVTMAEMMHHLRAVVRAQPRALVVADLPFASFQAGPEDAVRNSARFIKRGSEAVKLEGGKRVLPQVEAILAADIPVLGHLGLTPQSVHRFGGYRVQARGREAGAALLEDALALERAGCFAIVLEGIPLELGAEVTRALQIPTIGIGAGADCDGQVLVLHDLIGLSFSKPAKFVRRYADVAGTIRGALTTFREDVRAGRYPAAAESYAAAPEAASPEKDPCAS
- a CDS encoding pantoate--beta-alanine ligase translates to MRLVSRPAAMRELSRRARRSGESIGFVPTMGALHAGHLSLMRRARRENRRLAVSVFVNPLQFGPHEDFARYPRNELQDLRLSREEGCDWLFMPSPRGIYPPGFATRVVPGPIGDQWEGAARPGHFGGVLTVVLKLLEMVEPDTIYLGQKDAQQAALVTQMVRDLDLPVRVVVCPTVRERDGLALSSRNVFLTASERERARGIVVALRAGKQVARAGRRDAAAIVAETRRALVREAAPDRIDYVGVVDPKSFEPLPRLTRRGLLIAAVRIGKTRLIDNMPIVAPGGGR
- a CDS encoding UDP-N-acetylglucosamine pyrophosphorylase; translated protein: MVAPFTGVILAAGLGKRMNSDLPKVLHPALGRPLVSHVLDQLAPLHPVRLIVVVGHREELVRSALNDRDLHFVTQSPQLGTGHAVQMAWEEVERGAEKGGETVLVLAGDMPLVRTMTLRRLLERHVADMSGATFLSGELDAPSGYGRVVRDRRGDFVKIVEEKDATAAERKIAEVNSGVYAFQRKALGEALGLLRADNTQKEYYLTDTLAILKGRGMRVGIVQASDPRELFGVNTPEQLSLVDETLRAWGES
- a CDS encoding HIT domain-containing protein, which encodes MERLWAPWRMEYIAEASGKRAKKAKCLFCSLGRAKPGPGNLVLARTPQVLVMLNLYPYNVGHVMVAPIRHRGSLAKLAPEESLELTEWLGKIEQALKREYRPHGFNLGMNLGRTAGAGVLGHLHWHVVPRWNGDTNFMPVIAGTKVLPESLNRTYRRLQAALGGRAAAGRRRR
- a CDS encoding LytR family transcriptional regulator, whose protein sequence is MAKKESRESKTLDIAIATLFVLIAGFAVSVALRVGPQPMGKPKHPIRIELLNGSGRPGLAGDLASYLRDGGFDVIEVSNADRADYRNTLVVCRTEAPEPGKIVAEYLGTRHVIQQIGTQEMIEVTVIVGRDARRWTQPR
- a CDS encoding twin-arginine translocase TatA/TatE family subunit, giving the protein MFNLGPQELFWLFLIVLFIFGAKRIPEIGRSIGKGIQEFKRGMKEVETELTTTEKKSVGDGTAEEHRKS